A window from Herbaspirillum sp. meg3 encodes these proteins:
- a CDS encoding primosomal protein N': MEQRILQIALDTPLDRIFDYRWRASAVAGETEPQVGQLAIVPFGRREVAGLIVGLADQTDVPLDKLKDVIAVRSQLSPLSAQWRALCSFAADYYQRPLGEVALPGLPKNLRTLTTTALDRALKKLGKLTANHDGSPINTPQLKPEQQEAVDAIATAQGFAPLLLYGVTGSGKTEVYLQAAARILAQSEAAGEVAQILVLVPEINLTPQLESNIRARFPGVHVVSLHSGLAEGERTLNWLAAHQGQARIVLGTRLAILSSLPHLKLIVIDEEHDPSYKQQEGLRYSARDLAVWRAHQLGIPVVLGSATPSLETWQHTQAGRYRKLQLRERAVRDAVLPKVKMIDMERDRPNDGLTSTLVAALKLRLERGEQSLLFLNRRGYAPVLNCDACGWISNCMRCTSFMVLHKPERRLRCHHCSLELYIPKACPTCGNVDLQPLGRGTQRVEEGLQAMFPEARVLRIDADSTRLKGAAQNAFDSVHRGDVDILIGTQMVAKGHDFKRLTLVGVMNPDTALFSHDYRASERLFAQLMQVAGRAGRAGQKEGGSPSEVLIQSRYPHHPLYSAVAAHDYDGFATQLLEERQQAALPPFIYQALLRAEAAEIDIALAFLKDAATCLEHPGITINDPIPMTMTRVANVERAQLLIECASRPALQAFLRDWLDVLRQTKTRAKWSLEVDPVDI, translated from the coding sequence GTGGAACAACGCATCCTTCAGATTGCCCTCGATACCCCGCTTGACAGAATCTTCGACTACCGCTGGCGTGCAAGTGCTGTGGCCGGCGAAACCGAACCGCAAGTCGGGCAACTGGCGATCGTGCCTTTCGGCCGACGGGAAGTCGCCGGGCTGATCGTCGGGCTAGCCGACCAGACGGATGTGCCTCTGGATAAACTCAAGGACGTCATCGCGGTACGCAGCCAGTTGTCACCGCTGTCGGCGCAGTGGCGAGCGTTGTGCAGTTTCGCCGCCGATTATTACCAGCGCCCTCTGGGTGAGGTCGCGCTGCCCGGTCTGCCGAAGAACCTGCGCACCCTCACCACAACTGCGCTGGATCGCGCTCTGAAGAAACTCGGCAAGCTGACTGCCAATCATGACGGCAGTCCCATCAATACACCGCAATTGAAGCCCGAGCAGCAAGAAGCGGTCGATGCCATCGCCACGGCGCAAGGTTTTGCGCCCTTGCTGTTGTATGGCGTGACCGGCAGCGGCAAGACCGAAGTCTACCTGCAAGCCGCGGCACGGATCCTTGCACAGAGCGAAGCAGCCGGCGAAGTCGCCCAGATTCTCGTACTGGTGCCGGAAATCAATCTGACGCCGCAACTCGAGTCGAATATCCGCGCTCGGTTTCCCGGTGTGCACGTGGTCAGTCTCCACAGCGGCCTGGCGGAGGGCGAGCGTACGCTCAACTGGCTGGCGGCGCATCAGGGCCAGGCGCGCATCGTGCTCGGCACGCGTCTGGCGATCTTGTCCTCGTTGCCGCATCTCAAACTCATTGTGATCGACGAAGAACACGACCCGTCTTACAAGCAGCAGGAAGGTTTGCGCTATTCCGCACGCGATCTGGCGGTGTGGCGCGCGCATCAATTGGGGATTCCGGTGGTGCTGGGTTCTGCCACGCCATCGCTGGAAACCTGGCAGCACACGCAAGCCGGACGCTACCGAAAGCTGCAGCTGCGCGAACGCGCGGTGCGCGACGCCGTGCTGCCCAAGGTGAAGATGATCGACATGGAACGCGATCGCCCCAATGACGGCCTGACTTCCACGCTGGTCGCAGCATTGAAGTTGCGTCTGGAGCGCGGCGAACAATCCTTACTGTTCCTTAACCGGCGCGGCTATGCGCCGGTGCTCAACTGCGACGCCTGCGGCTGGATCAGCAATTGCATGCGTTGCACTTCATTCATGGTGCTGCACAAGCCGGAGCGCCGTCTGCGCTGCCACCATTGCAGCCTTGAGTTATATATTCCCAAAGCGTGCCCGACCTGCGGCAATGTCGACTTGCAACCGCTCGGGCGTGGCACGCAGCGCGTCGAGGAGGGTTTGCAGGCGATGTTCCCGGAGGCGCGCGTCTTGCGTATCGATGCTGACTCGACCCGGCTCAAAGGGGCGGCGCAGAACGCTTTTGACAGCGTGCATCGCGGTGACGTGGATATTCTGATCGGCACGCAAATGGTCGCCAAAGGCCACGATTTCAAGCGCCTGACACTGGTCGGCGTGATGAACCCGGATACAGCGCTGTTTTCGCACGACTACCGCGCCAGCGAGCGCTTGTTCGCCCAATTGATGCAGGTCGCCGGCCGTGCCGGTCGTGCCGGGCAAAAAGAGGGAGGCTCGCCCAGTGAAGTGTTGATTCAGAGTCGCTACCCCCATCATCCGCTCTACAGCGCGGTGGCTGCGCATGATTACGACGGCTTTGCCACCCAGTTGCTGGAAGAGCGTCAGCAAGCGGCATTGCCGCCGTTCATCTATCAGGCTTTGCTGCGTGCCGAAGCCGCAGAGATTGATATCGCGCTGGCCTTCCTGAAAGACGCGGCCACTTGCCTGGAGCATCCCGGCATCACCATTAACGATCCGATTCCCATGACCATGACACGCGTAGCCAATGTGGAGCGGGCACAATTGCTGATCGAATGCGCCTCGCGGCCGGCGCTGCAAGCTTTTTTGCGTGACTGGCTGGATGTTTTGCGGCAAACGAAGACGCGTGCAAAATGGTCTCTGGAAGTTGATCCGGTCGATATTTGA
- a CDS encoding DUF6622 family protein: protein MLYQILVHTPIWVWAMLAFLVYRGWSARFDRETAIVKVALVPLLMLGLSGHGLYELAHANVPALGVALTVALASGIASWTAAGRAGTVAYPELGRVFLRGSWFPLVMMVGVFAVKYAMGVLKAMHSPYMEVASVIIAVSALYGLFIGISAGRMLRILHLYRQAQLPAAELSV from the coding sequence ATGCTGTATCAAATTCTCGTTCATACGCCCATTTGGGTCTGGGCCATGCTGGCTTTCTTGGTCTATCGCGGCTGGTCGGCCCGCTTCGATCGCGAAACGGCGATCGTCAAGGTAGCGCTGGTTCCACTATTGATGCTCGGGTTGTCGGGGCATGGCCTGTACGAACTGGCGCATGCCAATGTGCCGGCACTGGGCGTCGCTTTGACGGTTGCTCTCGCCAGCGGTATCGCCAGTTGGACTGCCGCGGGAAGGGCCGGTACGGTAGCTTATCCGGAACTGGGCAGGGTTTTTCTACGCGGAAGCTGGTTTCCGCTGGTGATGATGGTGGGCGTTTTTGCTGTCAAATATGCGATGGGCGTGTTGAAAGCAATGCATTCACCCTATATGGAGGTCGCGTCGGTCATCATCGCCGTCAGTGCGCTGTACGGCTTGTTTATCGGCATTTCGGCAGGACGGATGTTGCGAATTTTGCATCTTTATCGTCAGGCACAGCTACCGGCGGCGGAGTTGAGCGTCTGA